One Sulfoacidibacillus ferrooxidans DNA window includes the following coding sequences:
- a CDS encoding sugar phosphate isomerase/epimerase family protein gives MGAGGGTKANLGIQLYTLRELMKDNFAKTLEAVSNIGYRGVEFAGYGNYRAHELKKLMDDFGLEAVSSHIPLIALEQELDAVIAFAKEVGISYLVCPFLPEDKRKSLSDYERLARSLSIIGNACESNGITFCYHNHAFEFELQTDKDQYALDALFDWTKGHHVQAELDLYWIEYAGESAVAYLQKYAGRVPLVHLKDMENGEGRGFRELGQGIFDLSQMVETAKESGSKWLFVEQDECLGDPLESVLSSFAYMQTIL, from the coding sequence ATGGGAGCAGGCGGTGGAACGAAAGCTAATCTCGGTATTCAACTCTATACATTGCGAGAACTCATGAAGGACAATTTCGCAAAGACGTTGGAGGCTGTTTCGAACATTGGGTATCGAGGTGTTGAATTTGCCGGGTACGGTAATTATCGAGCACATGAGTTGAAAAAACTAATGGATGATTTTGGGTTAGAGGCAGTTTCTAGTCATATTCCACTCATAGCACTTGAACAAGAATTAGATGCTGTCATTGCATTTGCAAAAGAAGTTGGAATATCGTATCTTGTCTGTCCTTTTCTCCCCGAAGATAAGAGAAAATCTTTAAGTGATTATGAACGACTTGCGAGAAGTCTTTCTATCATCGGAAATGCCTGTGAATCTAATGGTATTACATTTTGTTACCATAATCACGCGTTTGAGTTTGAGCTTCAAACGGATAAAGACCAATATGCACTTGACGCTCTTTTCGATTGGACTAAGGGTCATCATGTTCAGGCAGAGCTTGATTTATATTGGATTGAATATGCAGGGGAAAGTGCTGTAGCTTATTTGCAAAAATATGCAGGACGAGTACCGTTAGTTCATCTTAAAGATATGGAGAATGGTGAGGGACGTGGTTTTAGGGAGCTTGGTCAAGGGATATTTGATCTTTCACAAATGGTAGAGACTGCAAAAGAAAGTGGATCCAAATGGTTGTTTGTTGAGCAAGATGAATGTCTGGGCGATCCGCTTGAAAGTGTTTTGTCAAGTTTTGCATATATGCAAACAATACTTTAA
- a CDS encoding MFS transporter — MNVSREVWSFIIFNNIMSTLFTFTSIFVNLFIWGNGSDLLAVTWFNLLSMLALFGTYLLGSRYLYKRSARFVMAWSVVFAVGSYISLYFYQASDRILMIVLVGLLAGATQGFYWSGNNAALYFFLKSEDFPAYFSINTILGQIVTVAVPLFSSAIVYWFAFKGAFLIMVVLALGAIFFVFRLPVFAVDQPLFQDIRYKTVFSKAGTRWLFPMMVATGILTQFQGFFSMIFIFHMTSNEIFVALLNVGYTIVLLGGLIVYRRTHVDENSWLIIGIILILAGYILAMTNHSMLMILVVLFMQIGGLFFSASSGRQSYRLFMQGDPVWRTKLGIWFEAALALGRMIVLAGALMVHHIGDIPFFFLISLSTLAMFTMPFFQAKSVIEFEKEHGKGAYL, encoded by the coding sequence TTGAACGTCTCGAGAGAAGTATGGAGTTTCATTATTTTCAATAACATCATGTCCACCTTATTCACGTTTACCAGTATTTTTGTGAACTTATTTATCTGGGGCAATGGGAGCGACTTGCTCGCTGTTACTTGGTTTAATCTACTATCCATGTTGGCTCTATTTGGCACATATCTTCTTGGATCTCGTTACTTATATAAGCGAAGTGCACGATTTGTTATGGCATGGAGTGTAGTATTTGCCGTGGGTTCTTATATCTCTCTATACTTTTATCAAGCATCTGATCGAATCCTCATGATTGTATTAGTAGGATTGCTTGCAGGAGCCACACAAGGGTTTTACTGGTCAGGCAATAATGCAGCTCTGTATTTTTTTCTTAAATCCGAAGATTTTCCGGCCTATTTTTCTATAAACACGATTCTTGGTCAAATCGTAACAGTGGCAGTCCCTCTTTTTTCATCAGCTATTGTGTATTGGTTTGCATTTAAAGGCGCTTTTCTCATCATGGTAGTTCTTGCTCTTGGGGCCATATTTTTTGTGTTTCGGCTCCCAGTATTCGCGGTAGATCAGCCATTATTTCAGGATATTCGTTATAAAACTGTATTTTCAAAGGCAGGTACGCGCTGGCTATTCCCTATGATGGTTGCAACTGGAATACTGACACAGTTTCAAGGATTTTTTTCTATGATTTTTATTTTTCATATGACAAGCAATGAAATTTTTGTTGCGCTTTTAAATGTGGGATATACGATCGTTCTACTGGGAGGTCTTATTGTATATCGGCGGACACACGTAGATGAAAATAGTTGGCTCATCATAGGCATTATCTTGATTCTTGCAGGCTATATCTTAGCTATGACAAACCATTCTATGCTCATGATTCTTGTTGTTTTATTCATGCAAATAGGTGGCCTCTTTTTTTCAGCGTCTTCTGGAAGACAAAGCTACCGATTATTTATGCAGGGTGATCCTGTGTGGAGGACAAAGTTAGGAATATGGTTTGAAGCTGCTTTGGCACTTGGGCGTATGATCGTGTTAGCAGGCGCACTTATGGTACATCATATTGGGGATATTCCATTTTTCTTTTTAATTTCACTATCGACTTTGGCCATGTTCACGATGCCATTTTTTCAAGCTAAATCAGTTATTGAATTTGAGAAAGAACATGGTAAAGGAGCTTATCTATGA
- a CDS encoding YncE family protein: MKHVKQMIAASILFSGIASVAPALASSITTHPASIQAPYEQIATYTDVGTTPHFTGIDHLLHKLFVSNLKAGTITVVDTATGKMIKSMKLGGTLHTVMVDQEAHRVYVTDIERNLLDVIDANTDKEIQHITVSKMPHGLALAPMLHRIYVSSVGNNSVDVIDSTQMKRMTTVAVGPNPWGVDVDHQTQAVYSANTGSLPNGTNNPNGNSVTEIDGHTDQPKRTIVVGPHPWNIVVNQQSHVVYTGVSDANNVAVIMGEQPVLHITVGKSPHGLAMDERRQRLFVNNSGSNSVSVIDVKTNTVIQTIPVGKDPQGVCVDQVTGDVYVANQGENTVTVLHPKQPDAVH, translated from the coding sequence ATGAAACATGTGAAACAAATGATTGCAGCAAGCATTTTATTCTCGGGAATAGCGAGCGTTGCACCAGCACTTGCTTCTTCCATCACAACTCACCCCGCATCCATCCAAGCTCCATATGAACAAATCGCTACCTATACCGATGTGGGGACGACACCTCACTTTACAGGAATAGACCATTTGTTACATAAACTATTTGTCAGTAATTTAAAGGCGGGAACGATAACAGTCGTAGATACGGCTACAGGTAAAATGATAAAAAGCATGAAATTAGGCGGTACCTTACATACCGTAATGGTCGATCAAGAAGCGCATCGAGTGTATGTCACCGACATTGAACGCAACTTACTAGACGTAATTGATGCGAATACGGATAAGGAAATCCAACATATAACCGTAAGTAAGATGCCACACGGACTCGCATTAGCACCTATGTTGCACCGCATCTATGTGTCCAGTGTAGGCAATAACAGTGTTGACGTGATTGATTCTACCCAAATGAAGCGAATGACTACAGTCGCTGTGGGTCCTAATCCATGGGGCGTGGATGTTGATCATCAAACACAAGCCGTTTATAGCGCAAATACAGGATCTTTACCAAATGGAACAAACAATCCTAACGGCAATTCTGTGACAGAGATTGATGGACATACAGATCAACCAAAACGAACAATTGTAGTTGGCCCACATCCATGGAATATCGTGGTCAATCAGCAATCTCATGTTGTCTATACTGGTGTGAGCGATGCTAACAATGTAGCCGTTATCATGGGTGAACAACCAGTTTTACATATCACGGTAGGAAAGTCACCACATGGTCTTGCAATGGATGAGCGAAGACAACGGCTATTTGTCAATAACTCAGGAAGCAATAGCGTATCTGTAATCGACGTGAAAACAAACACAGTTATTCAGACAATACCAGTTGGAAAAGATCCTCAGGGAGTCTGTGTAGATCAAGTAACAGGCGATGTATACGTAGCTAATCAGGGTGAAAATACAGTGACTGTGTTGCATCCAAAACAACCTGACGCGGTACACTGA
- a CDS encoding zinc-dependent alcohol dehydrogenase, with protein sequence MKAIVYDFSITKYMAAKTFGKRYPKLYYGKRSALSLREWPDPKEPGPHEIRMRPLLAGICGTDMGAILYKSSPSLTPFNSFPAVLGHEVVGMVDACGAKVKGIEPGQRISVDPFISCAVRGIDPPCPACAQGLHAMCHYSGTKRGLSEGMLMGFCRDLPGAFSEQCTIHESMAIPVPREIPDRLAVMIEPLSVGVHAVLRKVPEDGESVLVIGGGMIAYSVITALRMANKNIHITHLSLLPYQRDMAMTLGATQAFTTKEELLNDMEGRIGAKKHRPAMGRTVYLGGYAKVYDCIGSEQSLADALHYTRERGAIIVVGTAGHMSDLDWTFVWAKELSIIGSVGYGRETWEGETVSTHAITLQMLMQQENAQLVKLVTHEYSLDHYEQAIIANIERAKYQSIKTVFTI encoded by the coding sequence ATGAAAGCGATTGTATACGACTTTTCCATCACTAAGTACATGGCTGCAAAAACATTTGGCAAACGATATCCAAAGCTCTATTATGGAAAACGATCTGCATTAAGCTTACGCGAGTGGCCCGACCCTAAGGAACCTGGACCACACGAGATTCGTATGCGCCCACTTCTTGCTGGAATTTGCGGTACAGATATGGGGGCTATCCTCTATAAATCTTCGCCATCACTCACACCTTTCAATTCTTTCCCAGCCGTTCTTGGCCATGAAGTAGTGGGCATGGTTGACGCATGTGGTGCAAAAGTCAAAGGGATTGAACCTGGACAGCGCATCTCTGTAGATCCCTTTATCTCTTGTGCAGTAAGGGGCATCGATCCCCCGTGCCCTGCTTGTGCACAGGGTCTTCACGCCATGTGTCATTACTCTGGTACTAAGCGCGGACTTTCAGAAGGGATGCTCATGGGTTTTTGTCGAGACCTTCCAGGGGCTTTTAGTGAACAGTGTACCATCCACGAATCCATGGCTATTCCAGTGCCTAGAGAAATTCCTGATCGCCTCGCAGTGATGATCGAGCCACTGAGCGTTGGTGTTCATGCTGTTTTACGCAAAGTCCCAGAAGATGGCGAGTCCGTTCTTGTGATTGGGGGTGGAATGATTGCTTATTCAGTCATCACTGCTCTACGGATGGCAAATAAAAATATTCACATCACCCACCTAAGCTTGTTACCGTATCAACGCGACATGGCAATGACACTGGGAGCAACCCAAGCGTTCACTACTAAAGAAGAATTATTGAACGATATGGAAGGACGTATAGGCGCAAAAAAGCATCGCCCTGCTATGGGTCGCACTGTTTATTTGGGCGGATACGCAAAAGTGTATGACTGCATCGGTAGCGAGCAATCACTCGCAGACGCCTTACACTATACGCGTGAGCGTGGTGCGATCATTGTCGTTGGCACAGCTGGACATATGAGTGATCTGGACTGGACATTTGTGTGGGCAAAGGAGCTAAGTATCATTGGATCGGTAGGTTATGGTCGAGAAACTTGGGAAGGTGAAACAGTCTCTACTCATGCCATTACCCTGCAGATGCTTATGCAGCAAGAAAATGCACAACTTGTTAAACTTGTCACTCATGAGTACTCATTAGATCATTATGAGCAGGCGATCATTGCAAATATCGAAAGAGCAAAGTACCAATCTATTAAAACGGTTTTTACAATATAA
- a CDS encoding DsbA family oxidoreductase, giving the protein MGSGVVQALKKEFDIEDEWINYEIHPDTPLQGMSLAERFSAASAQAMVDRLRQMGQPYGVKFGHLTLLSNSKMAIEVSEFARDQGVFHEFHDAIFHAYFTDGKDIGDQSILLAIGESVGLHRKEIEQALSDSRYESRLEEARQAAIKFQVTGTPTFIVANRFKLVGAQPIEVFRDVLTKVARGSSEM; this is encoded by the coding sequence GTGGGCAGCGGTGTTGTCCAAGCGTTAAAAAAAGAATTTGATATTGAGGATGAATGGATCAATTACGAAATTCATCCAGACACACCTTTACAGGGGATGAGTTTAGCTGAGCGGTTTTCTGCTGCATCGGCGCAGGCCATGGTGGATCGGCTCCGGCAAATGGGTCAACCATATGGGGTGAAGTTTGGTCATCTTACGCTATTGTCTAATTCCAAAATGGCGATTGAAGTATCTGAGTTTGCGCGCGATCAAGGGGTATTTCACGAGTTCCACGATGCAATTTTTCATGCGTATTTTACGGATGGTAAAGATATTGGTGATCAGTCTATACTCCTTGCAATTGGCGAATCAGTGGGACTTCATCGCAAAGAGATAGAGCAGGCCTTGAGTGACTCGCGTTATGAGTCGCGGTTAGAAGAGGCACGGCAGGCAGCAATAAAGTTTCAAGTAACGGGAACACCAACGTTTATTGTTGCAAATCGTTTTAAACTGGTTGGGGCACAGCCTATTGAGGTATTTCGAGACGTCTTGACCAAGGTAGCAAGGGGATCTAGTGAAATGTAG
- a CDS encoding circularly permuted type 2 ATP-grasp protein, with the protein MLCDDNQPRPPYRRYYELLSRFPKEIFAARHDAAKQLFLRQGITYTMYDNALGVERTLPFDLVPRIIPSAEWHHIERGLIQRVTALNEFLKDIYSTQYIIRDHIISRQTVYASPDFQLEMMNVPVPKGIHTVLSGIDLIRNEQGGYQVLEDNLRIPSGISYAYKNRNMMKRVFAEAFSSYHVAPLEPFMKKLGDTFAYLSPRQIPQPTVVLLTPGRFNSAFFDHSFLAQSMGIELVEGSDLIVINQIVYMRTTSGLRQVDVIYRRLDDGYLDPLSFNLDSLIGVPGLFDAYRAGNVAIANPWGNGVADDKLIYSYVPDFIRYYLNEDPILPNVITYRLTKDNERQHVIENIEDMVIKPTNASGGAGLFFGYAATRAECEDMQRIIQKEPRNFIAQPLISLSRHPTWMDGDFEPCPIDLRPFVAFGETLHVLPGGLTRVALERGSCVVNSSRGGGAKDTWIVVGEGEPTC; encoded by the coding sequence ATGCTTTGTGATGACAATCAGCCACGCCCACCCTATCGCCGCTATTATGAGTTGCTTTCGCGCTTTCCAAAAGAAATTTTTGCGGCACGACACGATGCTGCAAAACAACTTTTTTTACGTCAGGGCATTACATATACCATGTATGATAACGCTCTTGGTGTAGAGCGCACACTACCCTTTGATCTTGTTCCTCGCATTATCCCTTCAGCAGAGTGGCATCACATTGAACGGGGCCTGATTCAACGAGTGACCGCGCTCAATGAATTTTTGAAAGACATCTACTCCACGCAATATATCATTCGAGATCATATCATTAGCCGTCAGACAGTGTATGCTTCTCCAGATTTTCAACTGGAGATGATGAATGTGCCTGTACCCAAAGGCATTCATACGGTGTTATCTGGGATTGATCTCATCCGCAATGAACAGGGTGGATATCAGGTTCTTGAAGATAACTTGCGAATTCCTTCTGGCATTTCTTACGCCTACAAAAACCGAAATATGATGAAACGTGTTTTTGCTGAAGCTTTTTCATCATATCATGTAGCCCCACTTGAACCTTTCATGAAAAAGTTAGGGGATACTTTTGCCTATTTATCACCGCGTCAAATCCCACAGCCAACAGTCGTTCTTTTGACACCTGGGCGCTTTAACTCCGCCTTTTTCGATCACTCATTTCTTGCTCAAAGCATGGGTATTGAACTCGTTGAAGGTAGTGATCTGATCGTGATTAACCAAATTGTATACATGCGCACCACAAGTGGATTGCGACAAGTTGACGTCATCTATCGCAGACTTGACGACGGATATCTAGATCCCCTCTCCTTTAACTTAGATTCGCTCATTGGCGTTCCCGGACTATTTGATGCATATCGCGCCGGTAACGTGGCCATCGCAAACCCATGGGGTAATGGTGTAGCTGATGATAAACTTATCTACTCCTATGTTCCCGACTTTATCCGCTATTATCTAAACGAAGACCCAATTTTACCAAATGTCATAACTTATCGCCTGACCAAAGATAACGAACGGCAACACGTGATTGAAAACATCGAAGATATGGTTATTAAACCGACAAATGCATCAGGTGGAGCAGGACTGTTTTTTGGATATGCTGCCACTCGTGCAGAATGCGAAGACATGCAACGAATCATACAAAAAGAACCACGCAATTTTATTGCACAGCCACTCATCTCATTATCTCGTCACCCCACCTGGATGGATGGAGACTTTGAACCTTGTCCAATCGACTTGCGCCCATTTGTGGCATTTGGTGAAACACTTCATGTTTTACCTGGTGGACTAACGAGAGTGGCACTTGAGCGCGGATCATGTGTAGTCAACTCATCCCGTGGCGGCGGTGCAAAGGATACATGGATCGTTGTGGGGGAGGGGGAACCTACATGTTAA
- a CDS encoding alpha-E domain-containing protein encodes MLSRIAESMYWMARYLERAENHARLLKVQKVNSLGLVEDMITNSGWDTILDINGYMNVFTHRFPERTPDNICTFMVSSIDNPNSVLSCIKQARENARAVQERLSSEIWEAFNEFYWDFLDFQRHTINMNDSLQDLFSFVRNYCFRIIGALHVCMPRSEEYDFFRLGLYLERAEQTSRILDVRYHLTVRTPGEQPLVDTHHWINILRSTYAYEAFLKRHQSRFTQDHVIEFLLLDAEFPRSIQYTITMVNQALNHLLQSEDHAKHPLLRTVGKIRLELQYTAVNELLNEGLHNYLLAFQARCFQIGDLINQSFFSQELTDYANNLPFAAQHKVYIRNTSTRIDE; translated from the coding sequence ATGTTAAGTCGCATCGCAGAATCGATGTACTGGATGGCTCGATATTTGGAGCGTGCAGAAAATCATGCCCGTTTATTAAAAGTACAAAAGGTCAATTCACTCGGATTAGTTGAGGATATGATCACGAATTCAGGCTGGGATACTATTCTTGATATCAACGGATATATGAACGTGTTTACACATCGTTTTCCCGAACGAACACCAGACAACATCTGTACATTCATGGTTTCATCAATCGATAACCCAAATTCTGTGCTCTCTTGTATTAAACAAGCGCGAGAAAATGCCCGAGCAGTTCAAGAACGGCTATCCTCTGAAATATGGGAAGCATTCAATGAATTTTACTGGGATTTTCTAGACTTCCAGCGCCACACAATCAATATGAATGACAGTTTGCAGGATCTCTTTTCTTTCGTTCGCAACTACTGTTTTCGAATTATTGGCGCACTTCACGTGTGTATGCCGCGATCTGAGGAATACGATTTTTTCCGTTTAGGATTGTATTTAGAACGAGCGGAGCAAACCTCTCGTATCCTTGATGTGCGCTACCATTTAACGGTTCGTACACCAGGTGAACAGCCCCTTGTCGACACGCATCATTGGATTAATATCTTGCGTTCCACATACGCTTATGAAGCTTTTTTGAAACGCCATCAATCTCGCTTTACTCAAGATCATGTCATCGAATTCCTGCTACTTGACGCAGAGTTTCCTCGCTCCATTCAGTACACTATCACTATGGTTAACCAGGCGTTGAATCACTTATTACAAAGCGAGGATCACGCCAAACATCCGCTTTTGCGCACGGTCGGGAAAATTCGATTGGAACTCCAGTATACAGCTGTAAACGAATTATTGAATGAAGGATTACACAATTATTTACTTGCGTTTCAAGCGCGTTGTTTTCAAATTGGAGACCTTATTAACCAATCATTCTTTTCCCAGGAGTTGACTGATTATGCCAACAATCTACCGTTTGCAGCACAACACAAAGTATACATACGAAACACCAGCACGCGAATTGACGAATGA
- a CDS encoding transglutaminase family protein, producing MPTIYRLQHNTKYTYETPARELTNEITLTPGQFPGQTVLHHEIRTLPSSRPFYHSDVFRNQSQTFYIPTSVLQLTVRADSLVLVNRAPTFPEIMWGKSDYAKGDIQEKYYLYVMPTHYCYPIPELSEWLGTLWEDATDLSAFLLTLTKKIKEQFQYVPGATDVESDVQAFYKLRAGVCQDFTHWMLAALRSLGIPCRYVSGYIYDRAGVLLGTQAMHAWVDVLVHDDTWVGLDPTNGCIAGESHVYLSVGRDYRDIVPIKGVYKGTLQTMEVDVKVQINSQS from the coding sequence ATGCCAACAATCTACCGTTTGCAGCACAACACAAAGTATACATACGAAACACCAGCACGCGAATTGACGAATGAAATCACCCTCACTCCTGGACAATTTCCTGGACAAACGGTTCTTCATCATGAAATTCGAACACTTCCAAGTTCACGGCCCTTTTATCACTCCGATGTATTTCGCAATCAATCTCAGACCTTTTACATTCCAACGTCTGTTTTGCAATTAACTGTAAGAGCCGATAGTTTAGTACTCGTGAATCGCGCGCCCACATTCCCAGAGATCATGTGGGGAAAATCAGACTATGCAAAAGGCGATATCCAAGAAAAGTACTACTTATATGTAATGCCCACTCATTACTGCTATCCAATACCTGAACTCTCTGAGTGGCTCGGTACCCTATGGGAAGATGCAACAGATCTCTCTGCATTCCTCCTCACTCTTACAAAAAAAATTAAGGAGCAGTTTCAATACGTTCCAGGTGCCACAGATGTAGAGTCTGATGTACAAGCTTTTTATAAGCTAAGGGCAGGTGTATGCCAAGATTTCACTCACTGGATGTTAGCTGCACTACGCTCGCTTGGCATTCCATGTCGCTATGTTAGTGGGTATATTTATGATCGTGCCGGCGTATTGCTAGGTACCCAAGCGATGCATGCTTGGGTGGATGTCCTCGTTCATGACGATACATGGGTTGGACTTGATCCTACAAATGGCTGCATCGCTGGAGAATCACATGTGTATCTGAGCGTGGGCCGCGATTATCGCGATATCGTTCCAATTAAAGGTGTATATAAAGGTACACTACAGACGATGGAAGTTGACGTCAAAGTTCAAATTAACTCACAATCTTGA